Genomic window (Fibrobacter sp. UWH6):
TTTCGATAATGGCTCTGCGAACCTTTGCGCCCGGGCCGATAGTCACGTTGGGGAAGAGGATTGCTTCTTCGACCATGGCGTCCTTCTGGATGGATACGCCCGGAGAGAGGATGCTCTTGACCACGGTACCGCCACCGATGATGCAGCCGGAAGACACGATGGAGTCAATAGCTGCGCCCTGATGAGCTTCGTTATCGCCTGCGAAGAATCGTGCAGGAGGCTGGTTCCAGTTGAAGGTACGGATAGGCCAGTAGTTGTTGTAAAGATCGAACGGCGGATTTTCGGAGCAAAGGTCCATGTTCGCTTCGAAGAAGGCGTCCAAAGTACCCACGTCGCGCCAGTAACCCTTGGTACGGGACTGTTCGCCGCGAACGATGTTGGTGTTGAAGTCGTAGACGTAGACCGGATAGTCCTTGTAGAGGGCCGGAATGATGTGCTTGCCGAAGTCGGTAGCGCCGCTTTCTGCACCCTTCATCAATTCACGTACAAGGAACTTGCTGGTGAAGATGTAGTTGCCCATAGAAGCCAGGCAGTAACCCGGATTGCCCGGCATTTCCTTGGGATTCTTGGGCTTTTCTTCGAAACCGATCATACGGTTGTCCTGGTCCACTTCGATAATGCCGAATTCGCTAGCTTCGGAAACCGGAACGGGAATGGCGGCGATAGTCAGGAGGGCTGCGCGGGACAGGTGGAAGTCGATCATCTGGTTGATGTCCATCTTATAGATGTGGTCACCACCGAAGATTGCCACCAGGTCCGGACGTTCGTCAGTAATCAGGTTGATGTTCTGGAAGATTGCGTCAGCAGTTCCCTTATACCAGTCATCGCCGGTACGCATCTGGGCGGGAACCAGGTCCACGTACTGGTCCAGGCTGGCGTTCAGGTTCCAGGCAGCAGAAATGTGCTTGTTCAGAGAGTCGGACTTGAACTGGGTCAAAACCTTGATCTTGAAGATGCCGGAGTTGATGAAGTTGTTCAGAACGAAGTCGATAATACGGTAAGTACCGCCGAAATGAACGGCAGGCTTTGCACGGTCGCGGGTGAGGGGCTGCAGACGGCTGCCCTGGCCACCGGCCATGATCATGCAGAGAATGTTTTTCTGGTGTTCTCTAGAATAGGACCAGCTCATATTGCCTCGTGTAGTTAGATGGCTTGAAAAAATTTACTTGCCTAATCTATCAATTTTTCGCCTAAAATGGGAGATTCTTGCGAAAAAACAATAATTTTTTTGTAAGATTTTTTATTTCATACAGGAATAGTAGACTTTAAAACGGGGATGCGATAGGTTCGGCTCGTACTGCAGGGGGCGGTCGGGACAGGATTTTTCTCACATTTTCACAAAAAACTCGTTTGACGTACCCGATTTTTTTATACATTTTCAGCGTTCGAAAATTCTCGAAAGGGCGAATTGTGCGCAAAACGTGTCCAGGTCGCCTTAACATTAACCAAATAGGAGCTCATAATGTCTCTTACTCTGAACGACATCAAGCACCCGAAGATCAAGGCTTGGGTTGAAGAAGTCATCGCAATGTGCGAACCGGATAACGTTGTTGTTACCGACGGTTCCGTTGAAGAATACAACACTCTTATGCAGAAGTGCGTTGACGCTGGTCTCGCTACTAAGCTCGCTAAGAAGGAAAACTGCTACCTGTTCCGTTCTCTCCCGTCTGACGTGGCTCGTGTTGAATCCCGTACCTTCATCTCTTCTGTTAAGGAAGAAGACGCAGGTCCGACCAACCACTGGATCGACCCGGTTGAACTGAAGAAGACCATGTCCGGTCTCTACAAGGGTTGTATGCACGGCCGTACCATGTACGTGATTCCGTTCTGCATGGGCCCCCTCGGTTCTGCAATCTCCAAGAACGGTATCGAAATCACTGACTCCGAATACGTCGTTCTCAACATGGACATCATGACTCGCGCCGGCAAGAAGGTTCTCGATATCTTCAATGCTGACCCGAACGCTGACTTCGTTCCGTGCCTCCACTCTGTTGGTAAGCCGCTCAACAACGGCGAAAAGGACAACGGCATCTGGCCCTGCGCTGACGTTGAATTCAAGTACATCTCCCAGTTCCCGGAAGAACACCTCGTGTGGTCCTACGGTTCCGGTTACGGTGGAAACGCTCTGCTCGGCAAGAAGTGCTTCGCTCTCCGTATCGCTACCGTTCTCGCTCGCGACGAAGGCTGGCTCGCTGAACACATGCTCATCCTCAAGCTCACCAACCCGAAGGGCGAAGTTAAGTACGTAACTGGCGCATTCCCGTCTGCTTGCGGTAAGACCAACCTCGCTATGCTCATCCCGACTATCCCGGGCTGGAAGGTCGAAACCATCGGTGACGATATTGCATGGATGAAGTTTGGTGCTGATGGCCGTCTCTACGCTATCAACCCTGAAGCTGGCTTCTTCGGCGTTGCTCCGGGCACCTCCGCAGAATCCAACAAGAACGCTCTTATCTCTGCTGAAAAGAACACCATCTACACCAACTGCGCACTCACTGAAGATGGCGACGTATGGTGGGAAGGTATCGGCTATCCTGCAACTGGCAAGCTGGTTGACTGGAAGGGCAATACCCGTGACGCTCTCCCCAAGGACAAGGCTCCGAAGGGCGAAGAAATGGCTCACCCCAATGCTCGCTTCACCGCTCCGGCATATCAGTGCCCCTGCATTGCTGAAGAATGGGAAAATCCGGCAGGCGTTCCGATCTCCGCAATCCTCTTCGGCGGTCGTCGTCCGTCCACCATTCCTCTGGTTCACCAGTCCCTGAGCTGGAACCACGGCGTGTTCCTCGGCTCCATCGTTGGTTCCGAAATCACCGCTGCTTCCACCATTAACGCTGCTGAAGTCGGTAAGATCCGTCGCGACCCGTTCGCAATCCTCCCGTTCTGCGGCTACAATATGGGTGACTACTTCAAGCACTGGATCGAAATCGGTAAGAAGTCTACCGAAGACAAGCTCCCCAAGATCTTCTACGTCAACTGGTTCCGTAAGGACGCTGACAATGCAGAACTTCCGGGTGGCTTCATGTGGCCGGGTTACGGCGACAACAGCCGCGTCCTCGCTTGGATCTTCGACCGTTGCAACGGCGTTGACAATGCTAAGGAAACCCCGATTGGTCTGATGCCGGCAGACGGCGCCCTCAATGTTGAAGGCCTCGCTGAATGCTACAAGAAGACTCTCCCTGCCATCACTTCCGTTGATGTTGAAGGCTGGAAGAAGGAACTCGCTGACGTTAAGGAAAATCACTATCCGAAGTTCGGCGCTCACCTTCCGAAGGAACTGAACGACATCATCGACATGATCCAGGATCGTCTGAACAAGGCATAATTGTCTTAGGTGTCATCCTGAGCCGAAAGGCGAAGGATCTAGCCATTAAAACGGTTCGCAGCTTAACGGTTGCGACCCGTTTTTTTTATATTACCCATACCAGATTAAACGACAAATTATTTGTCAATTAAGCTGCATTTTCTATATCCCCATAACGGTTTGCGAACTGGATTTTGGGTGCCTAGAAAGTGCAGCTTTTTTTGTTTGGAGGAAAAATGAGAAGTATGGAAATTCAGAAGATGTCTTTTCCGAAGATTATGCCGCTGTTGGAATCGTGCATCCGTGAAATGGAGGGGGCTGCAAAGAAAATTCGTGCGACGCTTAAGACCTTCCCGATAGGTCGTCTTCGGGTTTCGCCCCACCGAGGTTCATATCAGTATTTTCATGTGGCAGAGAATAGCAAGCAGGTGGGATCAAGAGGGACTTATATCCCGACGTCGCAGAGGAACTTGGCTTGCGGGTTGGCGCAACGGTCGTACAATGAGACTATGACGGAGGCGTTTACCCGCGGTGCAGATTCGTTGAAATTTGCCTTGCAGGAATTGAATCGTCTAGAAATTGAAAATAGCTTCACTGCACAGGGACCTGGTCGTTGTCAGCTTCTTTGCCCCATTTATTTACCTGACGATCTTTACGCAGAACGCTGGCAGAAGGTGGAATATCAGGGGAAGCTTTTTTATGAAGACGAAGTTCTGCTGACCACCGTCAAAGGGGAGCGAGTCCGCTCAAAGTCTGAAGTCATCATCGCGAATATGTTGAATCAGATGGGGGTGCCGTACCGCTATGAATATCCGTTGAGGCTATCAAGCGGGCGAGTCGTCTATCCGGATTTCACATGCTTGAACGTCCGCACTCGGGAAGAATTTATTTGGGAACACTTCGGGCGGATGAATGATGAGGACTACCAGGTGAAAACTTTTAGGAAGCTAGATAGCTATGCAATGGATGGTTATATCCATGGAGTCAACTTGATTTACACCATGGAGAATGATGTACGCCCGGTGAATTCGAAAACCATTGAATTGTTGGTGCAGCAGTTCCTGCTGTGAGGCGTTGTGCGGACGTTTCAGCTGTAAGGCGTAAAGATGTGTTTTTGGCGAAAGATGCTGTCAAAATAGGTGGAAGTGGCTGTCGAAAATCGGTTTTATTCGGATTTGACCGCCACTTTTGGGGGCATTTACTGGTATTTTGTGGAAATATGGCTGTCTAAAGACGTTATTTAGGCGTTTAGACCGCCATTTTTTATGTGTTCACGCTAGTTTTGGGGTGGCATGGTGCTCAAAGACGTGTGTTGTGCGGTAAAATGGCTGTCAAAATGTCGTTTTAGGTGGTTTTGACAGCCACCCTGCGGTAGAAACACTGAAAATTTGGCGGTCAAGAAGTGCTTTTTGAACATTTAGACCGCCAGTTTGCGTGGTTTCGCACAATCTGCGAGATTTCGCGCATTTGAATCGCCAGCAAACTCCCTTGAACGAATTTCTGAAAATTTCTATCGTTGGCACGCGAAATCAACGAGAAACCGCTGTTTGGTGTAAGGCTCCTGTTGATTTTATAAGGATAAATTCGTGAGTTCCAAATCAAAATTCACGTTCTTGATGTTCCTTCTGGGAATGCTTTCTGCCTTCGGGCCCTTCGTTACAGACCTCTACTTGCCGGCTTTGCCGAACCTGGCTGACTACTTTAAGGCGACGCCTTCTGCTTCGCAGTTGAGTCTTACCATGAGTATGCTGGGGCTCTCCATCGGTCAGCTGTTCATTGGTCCTCTTAGCGATAAGTATGGTCGCAAGCGACTGCTCCTGATTTGCCTTGTGCTGTTCGTTTTCGGTACCATGGCCTGTATCGTGAGCCCGGACATTGCCACCTTTAATATCTGCCGCTTGATTCAAGGTCTTGCGGCATCTGGCGGCATCGTGATCGCCCGTTCTGTTTCTGCCGATAGTTACCGCGGCCCGGTGCTGACAAAGTTTTTGGCCATGGTCAGCGCCGTGAATGGGGTGGCTCCTATTGCAGCACCTGTGCTGGGCGGCTTCCTGCTGAACTTTATGAGCTGGAAGGGAACTTTTGCGGTGCTTCTCGTTTACGGTTTCATCTTGCTGTTTATGGCAGGGAAGTTCCAGGAAAGTCTTGCGCCTCGCCGTCGCAGTCAGAAGCCGTTACTTTCTAGCTTTACCTTGTATGTAGACGTCTTCCGCAACAGGGAGTTCGTCCGCTATTTTGCGGTTTGTTCCGCTTCCATGATCGTGCTGTTTGGCTACATCGCTTCGTCGCCCTTCATTTTCCAGAAACTGTATGGCCTTTCTCCCATGGGCTTTAGTTTCTGCTTTGCCTTGATCGCCTTCTGTACGGCGGTGGGCTGCGCCTCTTCCGGCAAGATCCGCAGTGATCGCACTGCCATCAAGATTGCGGGCTTCGGTGTGTTCTTTGCAAGCCTTGCCGTTGCCGCCTGCCTCTTGACCCATGCGCCGCTGCCTCTGTTGCAGTTGAGCTTCATGGTCACGACCTTCATGTTCGGTTTGATGCAGCCGCCCGCCAGCGCCCTGGCCTTGAACGCCGAACGCAAGAATGCTGGCACCGCTTCCGCCGCCATGGGGGCAGCCGGCTTCCTGATGGGCGGTATCGCTTCGCCGATTGTTGGCTTGGGCGATATTGCCGTGAGTGCTTCGGCCATGCTGGTGACCGGTGGATTTTTGACCATGGTCTTTATGCTGGTGGCCAAGGCTAAAATGCCTAAAAAAGGTTAGCGGTTCTATTGGGGCGGTAAGCCCCATTTTTTTTGTTTAATCGCACCGAAAAATGCAGATTATTAGAAAAAAGTGCGAAAAAAATTACACTATCTTGTTCGCTCTTTAAAAAAAAGCCTATATTACAACTTGGAATAGTTTTGCAAGTGGTACTTTGTAAGGGTACTTTAAGAAGGAATTGGGCTATGAATCGTTATGACTTGGTGCTTTTGGGACTTATCCTTGAGCATGAACGCAGCGGCTATGATATCATTACCGAAGTGCGTGAACGTGAACTTGATAGATGGGCTAACTTGAGCACCTCGACGGTCTACAACCGCCTTACGACTCTCGAAAAGAATGAATGCATCAAGGGCCGCACCGAACGCGACGGTAACCGTCCGGAACGTGTGGTGTTCAACATTACCGATAAGGGTAGGGACGTTCTGAGAAAGGAAGTGCTGAAGCACTTGACCGGCTTCAATGATGATCCCCGTACCTTGGGTTTTGCATTCCTGTTCGGTGCCGAAAACAAGGAAGTTATTCGCACTCTGGAAGCTCACGAACGTCGACTGGTCCAGGAAATCGAGGCTCTCGAAAAGATGATCGCCAACGAACCGCGTCCTACCTTGTATCCCGAAGGACCGTTCTTGAACTGCATGAGCCGTGACCACATTCTTGTTGAACTGAAGTATGTGCGTGCCGCTATCGGCATCCTGCGTGACCCGCTGCGCAGCAAGAAGTTGGATGGTTATTTCTACATCAACTTCGGCAGCCGTCCTTTCAACATGGAAGATGGTGAAGTTTCTGCAGAAAGCACTGAAAAATAATGTTTTTTAAGGGGGGCCTGGGCTTAAAAAGCTCATGCCTCTTTTTTTTATTTCTAAATTTTTAACAAAATTTTTACTAACCCCTCTAACGGAGATAAAATGGCTACAACAAAGACAAAGAAGCCCGTTGCAAAGAAGGTGACCGCTAAGGCCGCTGCTAAGTACGGCTACTTCGATGACGCTAAGAAAGAATACGTTCTCACCAACCCGGCAACCCCGATCAAGTGGTGCAACTATGTTGGTACTCTGAACTTCGGCGGTATCGTTGATACTACCGGTGGTACCCTGGTTTGCAAGGGCGACCCGGCTCTGAACCGTATTACCAAGTACATTGCACAGATGCCCTGCTCTGACTTCAAGGCAAGCACTGTGTACATCCGCGTCAAGGATGGCAAGGGCTACAAGATTTTCTCTCCGTTCGTAGTTCCGACCCTCACCAAGATGGACAAGTGGGAATGCCACGTTGGTCTGTCCTACATGCGTTGGAATGCCGAAGCTTTCGGTCTCGCCGTTCAGGTGACCATCTTCGTGCCGACTGGCTCTAACACTCTCCTCCAGGACATCCAGGTGACCAACCTCGGTGGTGCCGCTAAGGAAGTGGATATCATCCCCGTTTACGAATTCAGCCACTTCGAAGCTGAAAAGCAGCTCACCAACGCTGACTGGGTTCCCCAGACCATGACTCTCAAGGCTCATCCCGAAAAGTCTGGCCACGTCGTTCTCGAACAGTACGCTTACATGAAGCGTGATTTCGCCGTGAACTACGTTACCGCTGACTGCCCGATCAAGAGCTTCGACGGCGACCGTCGCGTGTTCCTGGGCTCCAACGAAATGGGTTCCTGGGCAAATCCGCTCTCTCTCCAGAACAAGGAACTTTCTAACAGCGAATGCGACCGCGGCGACAATATCGCAGCTCTCATGATCCACGCTGGCAAGATCGCTGCCAAGAAGACTTTCCGTACCTGCACTCAGCTCGGTCAGGAACAGTCTCTCAAGGTTGCTGCTAAGGCTATCAAGAAGTACCGCGACCTCAAGAACGTCGACAAGGCTTTCGAAGATCTGGCTCAGTTCTGGGTCAAGTACCTCTCTACCATCCAGGTGGAAACCCCGGATGCAGCTTTCAACTCCATGGTGAACGTGCACAATCCTCGTCAGTGCCACACCACCAAGAACTGGTCTCGCTACCTGTCCCTGTACCAGCTAGGCTACGGCACCAGCCGCGGTATCGGTTACCGTGACTCCAGCCAGGACCTCATGGGCGTTATGAGCCACATGCCGGAAGAAGCTCTGGTTCTCGCTAAGAACCTGCTCTCCGTACAGCGTCCGGAAGGTAACGCTATGCACCAGTACGCTCCGCTTGCTCTTGAAGAAGACAACGGCAACGAAGCTAACGCCGGTGACTCCCGCGAAAAGAAGGGCGTGCTCGATGAAAACGGCAACCCGGCTTACGCTGACTGGTATGGTGACGACCACCTGTGGATCGTTCTCACCGTTGCCAACTACCTCAAGGAAACTGGCAAGCTGGAACTCCTCAAGGAAGAAATTCCGTTCTACGAAGCTGGCAAGAAGCGCGCTCAGCGTGAAAAGGGCACCGTGCTCGAACACCTCAAGCGTTCTGTCAACTTCAGCCGCACTCACCTCGGTAAGCACGGTCTTCCGCTCCTCGGCTTCGCTGACTGGAACGACTGCATGAACCTGCCGCTGGGTGCAGAATCCTCCTTCAACACCGGTCTGTACGCAAAGGCCCTTCTCGAAATGATGGACATCTGCGAAACTCTCGGCGACAAGGAATCTGTCGAAATGTACAAGGGCTGGTACGAAGATGTCAAGAAGGCATTCAACGACTGCGCTTGGGACGGCAAGTGGTGGATCCGCTGGTTTGGCAAGGACGGCACCGCATACGGTACCAACAAGGCCAAGTATGGTAAGATCTATTGTAACAGCCAGTCTTGGTCTGTGATGTCCGGTATCGCTTATGGCGAACGTGCAGTGCAGGGCAT
Coding sequences:
- the glgC gene encoding glucose-1-phosphate adenylyltransferase; its protein translation is MSWSYSREHQKNILCMIMAGGQGSRLQPLTRDRAKPAVHFGGTYRIIDFVLNNFINSGIFKIKVLTQFKSDSLNKHISAAWNLNASLDQYVDLVPAQMRTGDDWYKGTADAIFQNINLITDERPDLVAIFGGDHIYKMDINQMIDFHLSRAALLTIAAIPVPVSEASEFGIIEVDQDNRMIGFEEKPKNPKEMPGNPGYCLASMGNYIFTSKFLVRELMKGAESGATDFGKHIIPALYKDYPVYVYDFNTNIVRGEQSRTKGYWRDVGTLDAFFEANMDLCSENPPFDLYNNYWPIRTFNWNQPPARFFAGDNEAHQGAAIDSIVSSGCIIGGGTVVKSILSPGVSIQKDAMVEEAILFPNVTIGPGAKVRRAIIEKGLHIPAGFEIGYDLERDRKLFHVTESGIVVLAKDTIIKA
- a CDS encoding phosphoenolpyruvate carboxykinase (GTP), with protein sequence MSLTLNDIKHPKIKAWVEEVIAMCEPDNVVVTDGSVEEYNTLMQKCVDAGLATKLAKKENCYLFRSLPSDVARVESRTFISSVKEEDAGPTNHWIDPVELKKTMSGLYKGCMHGRTMYVIPFCMGPLGSAISKNGIEITDSEYVVLNMDIMTRAGKKVLDIFNADPNADFVPCLHSVGKPLNNGEKDNGIWPCADVEFKYISQFPEEHLVWSYGSGYGGNALLGKKCFALRIATVLARDEGWLAEHMLILKLTNPKGEVKYVTGAFPSACGKTNLAMLIPTIPGWKVETIGDDIAWMKFGADGRLYAINPEAGFFGVAPGTSAESNKNALISAEKNTIYTNCALTEDGDVWWEGIGYPATGKLVDWKGNTRDALPKDKAPKGEEMAHPNARFTAPAYQCPCIAEEWENPAGVPISAILFGGRRPSTIPLVHQSLSWNHGVFLGSIVGSEITAASTINAAEVGKIRRDPFAILPFCGYNMGDYFKHWIEIGKKSTEDKLPKIFYVNWFRKDADNAELPGGFMWPGYGDNSRVLAWIFDRCNGVDNAKETPIGLMPADGALNVEGLAECYKKTLPAITSVDVEGWKKELADVKENHYPKFGAHLPKELNDIIDMIQDRLNKA
- a CDS encoding multidrug effflux MFS transporter; translation: MSSKSKFTFLMFLLGMLSAFGPFVTDLYLPALPNLADYFKATPSASQLSLTMSMLGLSIGQLFIGPLSDKYGRKRLLLICLVLFVFGTMACIVSPDIATFNICRLIQGLAASGGIVIARSVSADSYRGPVLTKFLAMVSAVNGVAPIAAPVLGGFLLNFMSWKGTFAVLLVYGFILLFMAGKFQESLAPRRRSQKPLLSSFTLYVDVFRNREFVRYFAVCSASMIVLFGYIASSPFIFQKLYGLSPMGFSFCFALIAFCTAVGCASSGKIRSDRTAIKIAGFGVFFASLAVAACLLTHAPLPLLQLSFMVTTFMFGLMQPPASALALNAERKNAGTASAAMGAAGFLMGGIASPIVGLGDIAVSASAMLVTGGFLTMVFMLVAKAKMPKKG
- a CDS encoding PadR family transcriptional regulator encodes the protein MNRYDLVLLGLILEHERSGYDIITEVRERELDRWANLSTSTVYNRLTTLEKNECIKGRTERDGNRPERVVFNITDKGRDVLRKEVLKHLTGFNDDPRTLGFAFLFGAENKEVIRTLEAHERRLVQEIEALEKMIANEPRPTLYPEGPFLNCMSRDHILVELKYVRAAIGILRDPLRSKKLDGYFYINFGSRPFNMEDGEVSAESTEK
- a CDS encoding GH36-type glycosyl hydrolase domain-containing protein; amino-acid sequence: MATTKTKKPVAKKVTAKAAAKYGYFDDAKKEYVLTNPATPIKWCNYVGTLNFGGIVDTTGGTLVCKGDPALNRITKYIAQMPCSDFKASTVYIRVKDGKGYKIFSPFVVPTLTKMDKWECHVGLSYMRWNAEAFGLAVQVTIFVPTGSNTLLQDIQVTNLGGAAKEVDIIPVYEFSHFEAEKQLTNADWVPQTMTLKAHPEKSGHVVLEQYAYMKRDFAVNYVTADCPIKSFDGDRRVFLGSNEMGSWANPLSLQNKELSNSECDRGDNIAALMIHAGKIAAKKTFRTCTQLGQEQSLKVAAKAIKKYRDLKNVDKAFEDLAQFWVKYLSTIQVETPDAAFNSMVNVHNPRQCHTTKNWSRYLSLYQLGYGTSRGIGYRDSSQDLMGVMSHMPEEALVLAKNLLSVQRPEGNAMHQYAPLALEEDNGNEANAGDSREKKGVLDENGNPAYADWYGDDHLWIVLTVANYLKETGKLELLKEEIPFYEAGKKRAQREKGTVLEHLKRSVNFSRTHLGKHGLPLLGFADWNDCMNLPLGAESSFNTGLYAKALLEMMDICETLGDKESVEMYKGWYEDVKKAFNDCAWDGKWWIRWFGKDGTAYGTNKAKYGKIYCNSQSWSVMSGIAYGERAVQGMDSLNKLLNTANGVKSSTPGYRGFDPTVGGISTYPPGAKENGGIFLHTNPWVMIAETILGRGDKAFQYYNQINPAAKNVKLDEFESEPYCYPQNILGDEHKQFGMGRNAWLSGTSSWTYQAATQFIIGVRASFKGLIVDPCIPSAWGEFKVTRKFRGATYEVSVKNPKHVCKGVAKMVVDGKEVDSNIAPVFTSGVHKVEVTLG